Proteins from one Dermacentor variabilis isolate Ectoservices chromosome 1, ASM5094787v1, whole genome shotgun sequence genomic window:
- the LOC142578771 gene encoding histone H2A-like, which translates to MSGRAPAGKASKTTKGKSRSSRAGLQFPVGRIHRLMSKGNYADRIGAGAPVYMAAVLEYLTAEVLELAGNAARDNHKTRITPRHLQLAVRNDEELSKLLSGVTISEGGVLPNIPQELLPKKSGGSQLQQHGHKGADAGGGSQTY; encoded by the coding sequence ATGTCCGGCCGGGCACCAGCAGGCAAGGCGTCGAAGACTACGAAGGGGAAGTCTCGTTCGTCGCGGGCTGGACTTCAGTTCCCGGTGGGTCGCATCCATCGCCTGATGAGCAAAGGCAACTACGCAGATCGCATAGGCGCCGGCGCCCCGGTCTACATGGCAGCAGTGCTGGAGTACCTGACGGCTGAAGTGCTCGAGCTGGCGGGTAACGCGGCTCGCGACAACCACAAGACGCGCATCACGCCCCGCCATTTGCAGCTGGCCGTGCGTAACGACGAGGAGCTTAGCAAGTTGCTGTCAGGCGTCACTATATCCGAGGGCGGCGTGTTGCCGAACATTCCACAGGAGCTGCTCCCAAAGAAGTCCGGCGGAAGtcagctgcagcagcatggcCACAAAGGGGCCGATGCGGGCGGTGGAAGCCAGACTTACTGA